The Megalops cyprinoides isolate fMegCyp1 chromosome 9, fMegCyp1.pri, whole genome shotgun sequence genome has a window encoding:
- the LOC118783745 gene encoding olfactory receptor 2AT4-like, translating to MAQENQTGVKEFVIVGFPGLRPEYYGLASAVMFLVYFCTLVGNVLFLFLLFKERSLHKPMYCIILNLVISDILFSTTTLPKIIARYWFDAGAISFTACFVQMYFVHYFGTVNSYVLLIMALDRYVAICYPLRYPTIIKNSTILILSITAWVVAKACPLMMVIRAYPLPYCASNAIVQCYCDHIAITVLACTDRTPYGFPAFIFAMVVLLVPLAFIVFSYCAIIVAVLKIASTQSRLKTLSTCSAQLIIIALYFLPRCFVYLASNVGITFSTDLRIAIIMLYSLLPPMINPLIYCLRTAEVKQSLIKRFRGQKVDIQRTNISALCH from the coding sequence ATGGCACAGGAAAACCAGACCGGGGTGAAGGAGTTTGTCATCGTCGGCTTCCCAGGACTCCGCCCCGAGTACTACGGCCTGGCCTCAGCTGTGATGTTCCTTGTCTATTTCTGCACTTTGGTTGgaaatgtgttatttcttttcctgttgttcaaggaGCGCAGTCTGCACAAACCCATGTACTGTATCATTTTAAACCTCGTCATATCTGACATACTCTTCAGCACCACCACTCTGCCAAAGATCATCGCCAGGTATTGGTTTGATGCAGGAGCCATTTCATTCACTGCCTGCTTTGTGCAGATGTATTTTGTGCACTATTTCGGAACAGTGAATTCCTATGTACTATTGATAATGGCTTTAGATCGATACGTAGCAATATGTTACCCTCTCAGATACCCTACGATCATCAAAAACTCCACTATTCTTATCCTGAGCATCACGGCTTGGGTGGTAGCAAAAGCGTGTCCCCTGATGATGGTTATTAGGGCATATCCTCTGCCTTACTGCGCATCGAACGCAATCGTTCAGTGTTACTGCGACCACATCGCAATCACAGTACTGGCGTGCACAGACAGGACCCCTTACGGTTTCCCGGCCTTCATTTTTGCTATGGTCGTACTACTGGTGCCTCTTGCTTTCATCGTTTTTTCTTACTGCGCCATCATTGTTGCGGTCCTTAAAATCGCCAGCACCCAAAGCCGCCTCAAAACTCTGTCCACCTGCAGCGCCCAGCTGATCATCATCGCCCTCTACTTCCTCCCTCGGTGCTTCGTCTATCTGGCCAGCAACGTGGGCATCACCTTCAGCACCGATCTGCGCATTGCCATCATCATGCTGTACAGTCTGCTCCCCCCGATGATCAACCCGCTCATATACTGCCTGAGGACTGCGGAGGTTAAACAGAGTTTGATCAAAAGATTCAGAGGACAAAAGGTGGACATACAAAGAACCAACATCTCCGCTCTTTGCCACTAA